A single region of the Acidobacteriota bacterium genome encodes:
- a CDS encoding SRPBCC family protein: TSWFAEQAEVDLDEGRYAFWGRFTPNAPSGPRQELVSFQPGRRLEYDWQLDAGLSRVRIELEDAGQGSLMRVHQNSPEVREGDPSIFDFWSLSAENLRRLLESGGPPVLCDFAVRPRGQVSYSVDIGADRSTVYQALIDPRQLNRYIASDAEVEPRKGGVYNFGWKGGGPIKILDLEPERKLAYSWNYHDGDTVVQWELEDSGGGTRLTIVHSGFAEDQDLEGYRCGWLNFLNLIKSMSEQGASWKAPRTIATDCPEGA; encoded by the coding sequence GACCTCGTGGTTTGCCGAGCAGGCCGAGGTCGATCTGGATGAGGGGCGCTACGCCTTCTGGGGACGCTTTACGCCCAACGCACCCTCGGGACCGCGCCAGGAGCTGGTCTCTTTCCAGCCCGGCCGGCGGCTGGAATACGACTGGCAATTGGACGCCGGACTTTCGCGGGTACGCATCGAGCTTGAAGACGCCGGGCAGGGATCGCTGATGCGGGTGCACCAGAACTCGCCCGAGGTGCGTGAAGGCGATCCTTCCATCTTCGATTTCTGGAGCCTCAGCGCCGAGAACTTGCGCCGCCTGCTCGAAAGCGGCGGCCCGCCGGTGCTGTGCGATTTCGCCGTCCGTCCCCGCGGCCAGGTCAGCTACTCGGTTGACATCGGAGCCGACCGAAGCACCGTCTACCAGGCGCTCATCGATCCTCGGCAGCTCAACCGCTACATTGCCTCCGATGCCGAGGTGGAGCCCCGCAAGGGCGGCGTCTACAACTTTGGCTGGAAGGGCGGCGGACCCATCAAGATCCTCGATCTGGAGCCCGAACGAAAGCTGGCCTACTCGTGGAATTACCACGACGGCGACACCGTAGTGCAGTGGGAGTTGGAGGACTCGGGAGGGGGCACCCGCCTGACCATCGTCCACAGCGGCTTCGCCGAGGATCAGGATCTGGAGGGCTACCGCTGCGGATGGCTCAACTTCTTGAACCTGATCAAGTCGATGAGCGAGCAGGGAGCATCCTGGAAGGCCCCGCGGACGATTGCAACCGACTGCCCTGAGGGGGCCTAG
- the msrA gene encoding peptide-methionine (S)-S-oxide reductase MsrA gives MGIWSFSKKVEMPAPEKALPGRSEKMPVPEKHHVLGTPLEPPFPEGMQQAVFGMGCFWGAEKKFWQAEGVYTTAVGYAAGYTPNPTYREVCSGQTGHNEVVLVVFDPAKISYPQILKIFWENHDPTQGMRQGNDVGTQYRSGIYVFDDEQRRLAEASKEAFQRRLTGAGYDEITTEIVGAPEFYYAEDYHQQYLSKNPGGYCGLGGTGVSCPAGIVSE, from the coding sequence ATGGGAATCTGGAGCTTTAGCAAGAAGGTTGAAATGCCGGCGCCGGAGAAGGCGCTGCCGGGGCGCAGCGAAAAGATGCCGGTCCCCGAAAAGCACCACGTGCTGGGGACGCCGCTTGAGCCGCCGTTTCCTGAGGGCATGCAGCAGGCGGTCTTCGGCATGGGCTGCTTCTGGGGAGCGGAGAAGAAGTTCTGGCAAGCCGAGGGCGTCTACACCACCGCCGTCGGATACGCAGCCGGATACACTCCCAACCCCACCTACCGCGAAGTGTGCAGCGGGCAGACCGGGCACAACGAAGTGGTGCTGGTGGTCTTCGATCCCGCCAAGATCTCCTACCCGCAAATCCTCAAGATCTTCTGGGAGAATCACGATCCTACCCAGGGCATGCGCCAGGGCAATGACGTGGGGACCCAGTATCGTTCCGGCATCTACGTCTTCGACGACGAGCAGCGCCGCCTGGCTGAGGCTTCAAAGGAGGCCTTCCAGCGGCGCTTGACAGGGGCCGGATACGATGAGATCACCACCGAGATTGTAGGGGCTCCCGAGTTCTATTACGCCGAGGACTATCATCAGCAGTACCTCTCCAAGAATCCCGGCGGCTACTGCGGACTGGGCGGGACGGGGGTTTCCTGTCCGGCCGGGATTGTTTCGGAGTAA
- a CDS encoding ABC transporter permease produces the protein MSEMWRDFLRGFRLMAAHPGFSGAAIVALALGIAASSALFSVINAVLLQPLAFEDPDRLVVIWERQQERGLPLMYASPPNFADWRKESRSFEAMGAFDERDFFVGGEGRPHHVRGTRLTFDALELLGVDPLQGRLFSSQDDRPGADKVALISHRLWRTRFGSRPVVGQRIDVNEEPHEIVGVMPEGFEFPPPLTLEGTASSEKSDLWVPFAIDMAAGQRGAHFMTVIGRLKPGVTLAQADQEMQSLAASLEQRYPDSNEGWDIVLTPLSSQMVGAIRSDLYLLLAAVGFLLLIACVNVANLLLARATARRREFALRSALGAGRGRLVAQLLGESQALALSGGALGLLLASLAVDAVVVLAPDNVPRLEQASLDWKVALFTLGVALFTGLLFGLAPALQTFNPDLSGPLREGDRAGSEGRGALNLRSGLVMVEVALSIVLLVGAGLLFRSFFALLDAERGFQTEQVLTGRLSLPPNRYPEAPQRITAYRYLESALNASSAFQSAGFTLDIPLGDDRQGTSFLKEGEIEDQVRENRQVAFSFVTPGYFGTMGIDLLSGRSFAPGDDRESADVIVINQELADRFFPQQDPLDQRLIVGFNSRPRRIVGVVENVRHDTLRAEPRPIVYVPYYQLPWSGNLSLVARTSLAPDQALDALRETVDEYDASLPIYRLQSMQSVVDASVGQERFATLLLGLFSAMALLLACVGIYGVISYSVSRRRRETGIRIVMGARPADIFRLVLTQGLSLTLAGVGLGVVLSLALTRWLSSQLYGVEALDLPTYVAVCTLLPAVAAAACLLPASRATRVDPITALRAE, from the coding sequence ATGAGTGAAATGTGGAGGGATTTTCTTCGAGGCTTTCGCCTCATGGCCGCCCATCCCGGCTTCTCGGGAGCGGCCATCGTGGCCTTGGCGCTCGGAATCGCGGCTTCCAGCGCCCTTTTTTCGGTCATCAACGCCGTGCTCCTGCAGCCCTTGGCCTTTGAGGATCCTGATCGGCTGGTCGTCATCTGGGAGCGCCAGCAGGAAAGGGGCCTTCCCCTCATGTATGCCTCTCCTCCCAATTTCGCCGACTGGCGAAAGGAGAGCCGTTCCTTTGAGGCCATGGGAGCCTTCGACGAGCGTGACTTCTTTGTGGGCGGAGAGGGACGGCCCCATCACGTGCGGGGGACGCGGCTCACCTTCGACGCTCTGGAGTTGCTGGGAGTGGACCCCTTGCAGGGGCGTCTCTTTTCCAGCCAGGATGACCGTCCCGGCGCCGACAAGGTGGCGCTCATCAGTCATCGGCTGTGGCGCACCCGTTTCGGCTCGCGCCCGGTGGTGGGGCAGAGGATCGACGTCAATGAAGAGCCCCATGAAATCGTGGGCGTGATGCCGGAGGGTTTCGAGTTCCCGCCTCCGCTGACGCTGGAAGGCACGGCCTCCTCGGAGAAATCGGATCTGTGGGTGCCCTTTGCCATAGACATGGCCGCGGGACAGCGCGGGGCCCACTTCATGACCGTGATCGGACGCCTCAAGCCGGGTGTAACCCTGGCTCAGGCCGATCAGGAGATGCAGTCGCTGGCGGCTTCGCTCGAGCAGCGCTACCCCGACAGCAACGAAGGCTGGGACATCGTCCTCACCCCGCTCAGTTCGCAGATGGTGGGCGCCATCCGTTCCGACCTCTACCTGCTGCTGGCGGCGGTGGGCTTCTTGCTTCTCATCGCCTGCGTCAACGTGGCCAATCTGCTGCTGGCCCGGGCCACCGCCCGACGCCGCGAATTCGCATTGCGCTCGGCTCTGGGGGCGGGCCGCGGCCGCCTGGTGGCTCAACTGCTGGGAGAAAGTCAGGCCTTGGCCTTGTCGGGAGGAGCGCTGGGGCTGCTGCTGGCCTCCCTGGCCGTGGATGCCGTCGTGGTGCTGGCGCCCGACAACGTTCCGCGGCTCGAGCAGGCCTCACTGGACTGGAAGGTGGCTCTCTTTACCTTGGGCGTGGCGCTTTTCACCGGACTGCTTTTCGGCCTGGCTCCCGCCCTGCAGACCTTCAACCCCGACCTCAGCGGACCGCTGCGTGAAGGCGACCGCGCAGGTTCGGAAGGGCGGGGAGCGCTCAATTTGCGCTCGGGCCTGGTGATGGTTGAAGTGGCCCTTTCCATCGTCCTGCTGGTGGGCGCCGGACTGCTCTTCCGCAGTTTCTTCGCGCTGCTCGACGCCGAGCGCGGATTCCAGACCGAACAGGTCCTGACCGGACGCCTCAGCCTGCCCCCCAACCGCTATCCCGAAGCGCCCCAGCGCATCACGGCCTACCGCTACCTGGAGAGCGCCCTCAATGCCTCCAGCGCTTTCCAGTCGGCGGGCTTCACTCTCGACATTCCGCTGGGAGACGACCGCCAGGGGACCAGCTTTTTGAAGGAGGGCGAGATCGAGGACCAAGTACGGGAAAACCGCCAGGTCGCGTTCAGCTTCGTGACTCCCGGCTACTTTGGCACCATGGGCATCGACCTGCTCAGCGGCCGCTCTTTCGCCCCCGGCGACGACCGCGAGTCCGCCGACGTGATCGTCATCAACCAGGAGTTGGCGGATCGCTTCTTCCCCCAACAGGACCCGCTGGACCAGCGCCTCATCGTCGGCTTCAACTCTCGCCCCAGACGCATCGTGGGAGTGGTTGAAAACGTCCGTCACGACACCTTGCGGGCCGAACCGCGTCCCATCGTCTATGTGCCCTACTACCAGCTTCCCTGGTCAGGCAATTTGTCCCTGGTGGCGCGGACCTCTCTGGCTCCCGATCAGGCCCTGGACGCCTTGCGCGAGACGGTGGACGAATATGACGCGTCCCTTCCCATCTACCGTTTGCAGAGCATGCAGTCGGTGGTCGACGCCTCGGTGGGACAGGAAAGGTTCGCCACCCTGCTCTTGGGCCTTTTCTCCGCCATGGCCCTGCTTCTGGCCTGCGTCGGAATCTACGGCGTGATCAGCTACTCCGTCAGCCGCCGCCGCAGGGAAACGGGCATCCGCATTGTCATGGGCGCCCGCCCAGCCGACATCTTCCGCTTGGTGTTGACCCAGGGACTGTCGCTGACCTTGGCCGGCGTGGGCCTGGGAGTGGTGTTGTCGTTGGCTTTGACGCGTTGGCTGTCCAGCCAGCTCTACGGCGTCGAGGCCCTCGACCTGCCGACCTATGTCGCGGTGTGTACGCTGCTTCCGGCAGTGGCGGCAGCGGCCTGTCTGCTGCCCGCCAGCCGCGCCACCCGCGTCGACCCCATCACCGCCCTGCGCGCCGAGTGA
- a CDS encoding glycosyltransferase family 2 protein, with the protein MPQPTPDMQAPSQPPLVSAVVVNCNRRQLLMHCLHSLLKQDYPRLQIVVVDNGSDDGSVEAVHSLNDSRIEVLPQGENLGFAAANNRAMDHLAGRYVALLNNDAEARPDWISRMVEALESQPRAGMAACKILFHGSTVIDKAGHLIFPDGQNRGRGTGEPDRGQYDEAGPALFPDGCAALYRRRLLQEAEGFDADFFAYADDADLGLRARLMGWDCLYVPQAVVEHHHSSTSGRFSQRKIYWVERNRWWLAVKVLPLPLLLLSPLLTAYRWAWNLLAALLGRGSAGAFRGQSSLRLLLGAVLRAVADGARGTPAMWRKRRRLRQQRRLSDLEFLRLLLRWRISARRLAFQERQ; encoded by the coding sequence ATGCCCCAGCCCACGCCCGACATGCAGGCCCCTTCGCAGCCTCCTCTCGTCTCGGCAGTGGTCGTGAACTGCAACCGCCGCCAACTTCTCATGCACTGTCTGCACTCCTTGCTCAAGCAGGACTATCCCCGCCTGCAGATCGTGGTGGTCGACAACGGCTCCGACGACGGGAGCGTGGAGGCTGTCCACAGCCTGAACGACTCCCGCATCGAGGTGTTGCCGCAAGGCGAAAACCTGGGCTTCGCCGCTGCCAACAACCGGGCCATGGATCACCTCGCGGGACGCTATGTAGCCCTCTTGAACAACGACGCCGAGGCGCGTCCCGACTGGATTTCCCGCATGGTCGAGGCCCTCGAGTCGCAGCCCCGTGCGGGAATGGCGGCCTGCAAGATCCTCTTCCATGGTTCCACCGTTATCGACAAAGCCGGACACCTCATATTCCCCGACGGGCAAAACCGGGGACGCGGCACGGGAGAACCAGACCGGGGCCAGTACGATGAAGCCGGCCCGGCCCTCTTCCCCGACGGCTGCGCCGCCCTCTACCGCCGCCGCCTGCTGCAAGAGGCAGAGGGCTTCGACGCCGACTTCTTCGCCTACGCCGACGATGCCGATTTGGGGCTGAGGGCCCGCCTGATGGGATGGGATTGCCTCTACGTCCCGCAAGCCGTTGTCGAGCACCACCACTCCTCTACCAGCGGACGCTTCTCGCAGCGCAAGATCTACTGGGTCGAACGCAACCGCTGGTGGTTGGCGGTCAAGGTGCTGCCCTTGCCCCTCTTGCTGCTCTCGCCGCTGCTGACGGCTTACCGGTGGGCCTGGAACCTGCTGGCAGCCTTGCTGGGCCGCGGGTCGGCCGGAGCCTTTCGCGGACAGTCCTCGCTGCGGCTGCTGCTGGGCGCCGTGCTTCGTGCCGTGGCCGACGGTGCAAGGGGGACGCCGGCAATGTGGCGCAAACGCCGGCGCCTGCGTCAACAGCGCCGTCTGAGCGACCTCGAGTTCCTGCGCCTGCTGCTGCGCTGGCGCATTTCGGCACGCCGTCTGGCCTTTCAAGAACGGCAATGA
- a CDS encoding UDP-glucose/GDP-mannose dehydrogenase family protein, giving the protein MKICMIGTGYVGLVSGTCFAESGNDVICVDIDQAKIAQLQQGQVPIYEPGLEEMVERNLEEGRLSFTTDLAEGVRESDIIFIAVGTPAGEDGSSDLSSVLQASRDVARCMNGPKLIVNKSTVPVGTADKVRREVEALTAHPFTVISNPEFLKEGAAIEDFMKPDRVVVGTEDEEAAGVMRELYAPFTRTGAPILVMDTRSSEMTKYAANAMLACRISFMNEMSQLCERLDADINAVRQGIGSDQRIGRSFLFAGLGYGGSCFPKDVKALMNMGYEVGFPLRLVEAIESVNERQKSVLVEKIDRFYSSQAPQRLERIRQRDEEVTPELLEEIKREGRRSVSPASETPPCDLKGRVFALWGLSFKPRTDDMREAPSLRIIECLLKRGASIQAYDPEAMGTARRILKEEISFFDNSYAALDGADALVLVTEWDVFRNPNFGRMKKLLRYPVIFDGRNQYSLHTMPRHGFVYYAVGRS; this is encoded by the coding sequence ATGAAGATCTGCATGATCGGAACCGGCTATGTGGGATTGGTCAGCGGCACCTGTTTCGCGGAGTCGGGCAACGACGTCATTTGCGTCGACATCGACCAGGCCAAGATCGCTCAACTGCAGCAGGGCCAGGTTCCCATCTACGAGCCCGGGCTTGAGGAAATGGTGGAGCGCAACCTGGAAGAAGGACGGTTGAGCTTCACCACCGACCTGGCCGAGGGCGTGCGCGAATCCGACATCATTTTCATCGCCGTGGGTACCCCGGCCGGCGAAGACGGTTCTTCAGACCTGAGCTCCGTGCTTCAAGCCTCCCGCGACGTGGCCCGCTGCATGAACGGGCCCAAGCTGATCGTCAACAAAAGCACCGTCCCGGTGGGGACCGCCGACAAGGTCCGCCGCGAAGTGGAGGCCCTTACCGCCCATCCCTTTACGGTCATCTCCAACCCGGAGTTCCTCAAGGAAGGCGCCGCCATCGAGGACTTCATGAAGCCCGACCGGGTAGTCGTGGGAACAGAGGACGAAGAAGCAGCCGGCGTCATGCGCGAACTCTACGCACCCTTTACCCGCACGGGGGCGCCCATTCTGGTGATGGATACCCGCAGTTCGGAGATGACCAAGTACGCGGCCAACGCCATGCTGGCATGCCGCATCTCTTTCATGAACGAGATGAGCCAGTTGTGCGAACGCCTCGATGCCGACATTAATGCAGTGCGCCAGGGCATCGGCAGTGACCAGCGCATCGGACGCTCCTTCCTCTTCGCCGGACTGGGCTACGGCGGGTCCTGTTTCCCCAAAGACGTCAAGGCCCTCATGAACATGGGCTACGAGGTGGGTTTTCCCCTGCGCCTGGTGGAGGCCATCGAATCCGTCAACGAGCGCCAGAAGTCCGTGCTGGTCGAGAAGATCGACCGCTTCTATTCCTCCCAGGCTCCCCAGCGCCTGGAGCGCATCCGCCAGCGCGACGAAGAGGTGACGCCTGAACTGCTGGAGGAAATCAAGCGGGAAGGCCGCCGCAGTGTCAGTCCGGCGTCGGAAACGCCCCCCTGCGACCTCAAAGGCCGGGTCTTCGCCCTCTGGGGACTGTCCTTCAAGCCCCGCACCGACGACATGCGGGAGGCCCCCTCACTGCGCATCATCGAATGCCTGCTGAAGCGGGGTGCCTCGATCCAGGCCTATGACCCGGAGGCCATGGGAACGGCCCGCCGTATCCTCAAAGAGGAGATCAGTTTCTTCGACAACAGCTATGCGGCACTGGACGGCGCCGATGCCCTGGTGCTGGTGACCGAGTGGGATGTCTTCCGAAATCCCAATTTCGGGCGCATGAAAAAACTGCTGCGCTATCCAGTCATCTTCGACGGACGGAATCAGTATTCCCTCCACACGATGCCTCGCCACGGCTTCGTCTACTACGCCGTAGGCAGGTCGTAA
- a CDS encoding class I SAM-dependent methyltransferase, with product MTCPVCDYPNTRPRYRMRDRFFGAAQGEFTIHRCSSCGLLFQKEEEVVERIGDFYPSGYWWKPSGKVSALEKAYRDWVLANDQLAFLRSVAEEPSKVRMLDIGCGNGTLVAAALEAGFDAYGLEQSQEARRLAEAQAPGRIFSQDEKALIEAGQSFDLVTLFHTLEHLPQPFSYLRNLKKLMRPPGKLIVQVPNTGSLQARLMGSRWYGLDCPRHLYNYNPYNLMHLLGRAGYRVHRLRHFSLRDNAAALASSLFPFLDPMSQRVRKLRRGGRADAFSLALREALYFPILVALQPWAWLEAKLGRGATLTVYATVGEKI from the coding sequence ATGACCTGTCCCGTCTGCGATTATCCCAACACCCGCCCCCGCTACCGAATGCGGGACCGTTTCTTTGGCGCCGCCCAGGGCGAGTTCACCATCCACCGCTGCAGCAGTTGCGGTCTGCTCTTTCAGAAGGAAGAAGAGGTGGTGGAGCGGATCGGCGATTTCTATCCGTCCGGCTATTGGTGGAAGCCCTCGGGCAAGGTATCGGCGCTGGAGAAGGCTTACCGGGATTGGGTCTTGGCAAATGACCAGTTGGCTTTCCTGCGCTCGGTGGCGGAGGAGCCCTCCAAGGTTCGCATGCTGGACATCGGATGCGGCAACGGCACCCTGGTCGCGGCGGCCCTCGAGGCCGGATTCGACGCCTATGGGCTGGAACAGTCGCAGGAGGCCCGCCGGCTGGCGGAAGCCCAGGCTCCAGGACGCATCTTCAGCCAGGATGAAAAGGCCCTGATCGAAGCCGGCCAGTCCTTCGACCTGGTCACGCTCTTCCATACCCTGGAACATCTTCCCCAGCCCTTCAGCTACCTGCGCAACCTCAAAAAGTTGATGCGTCCGCCGGGGAAGCTGATTGTGCAGGTTCCCAACACCGGCAGCCTGCAGGCGCGCTTGATGGGCTCGCGCTGGTACGGGCTCGATTGCCCCCGTCATCTTTACAACTACAACCCCTATAATCTGATGCACCTGCTGGGACGCGCCGGCTACCGCGTCCACCGCCTGCGCCATTTTTCGCTGCGCGACAACGCGGCTGCCCTGGCCTCCAGCCTTTTCCCCTTTCTCGATCCCATGTCGCAGCGGGTCAGGAAGCTGCGCCGGGGCGGACGCGCAGACGCCTTTTCGTTAGCCTTGCGCGAAGCGCTATACTTTCCGATCCTGGTAGCGTTGCAGCCCTGGGCCTGGTTGGAGGCCAAGCTGGGACGAGGAGCGACCCTGACTGTCTACGCCACCGTCGGAGAAAAGATCTGA
- a CDS encoding glycosyltransferase family 2 protein, whose amino-acid sequence MYQGRRITVVIPCLNEEEGIGMVLSRIPSFVDEIVVVDNGSTDGTAQIARSMGARVIRENVRGYGRAYKTGLLNVEGDIIVTLDGDHSYPVDALSYLLEALLKSKVGFISASRFPIQNPGAMALKNKIGNIALSLVMSVLYLRWVRDSQSGMWIFFKESLERMDLRSDGMAFSEEIKIEALLDRNIGFKEIPISYSNRAGEIKLRPWRDGWSNLLFLFKKRFLPRRSPSYAFGAKRKAHRRTRQSVHPEG is encoded by the coding sequence ATGTACCAGGGTAGACGCATTACGGTGGTGATTCCCTGCCTCAACGAAGAGGAGGGCATCGGCATGGTGCTTTCGCGCATCCCCTCCTTTGTCGATGAAATCGTGGTTGTCGACAACGGGTCCACCGACGGCACCGCGCAGATCGCCCGATCCATGGGCGCCCGGGTCATTCGCGAGAACGTGAGAGGCTACGGCAGGGCCTACAAGACCGGGCTTCTCAATGTCGAAGGCGACATCATCGTCACTCTGGACGGCGATCACTCCTATCCCGTGGACGCTCTTTCTTACCTGCTGGAAGCCCTTCTCAAATCAAAGGTGGGCTTCATTTCGGCATCCCGCTTTCCCATCCAGAATCCGGGCGCCATGGCGCTCAAGAACAAGATCGGCAACATCGCTCTCAGCCTGGTGATGTCGGTCCTCTACCTGCGCTGGGTGCGGGACTCCCAATCAGGAATGTGGATTTTCTTCAAGGAGTCCTTGGAGCGGATGGACCTGCGCAGCGACGGCATGGCTTTTTCGGAGGAGATCAAGATCGAAGCCCTGCTCGACCGCAACATCGGCTTTAAGGAGATCCCCATCAGTTATTCCAACCGCGCCGGCGAGATCAAGCTGCGTCCCTGGCGCGACGGATGGTCGAATCTGCTCTTTCTCTTTAAAAAACGCTTTTTGCCTCGCCGCTCTCCCTCCTATGCCTTCGGAGCCAAGCGAAAGGCCCACCGGAGGACGCGGCAGTCCGTCCACCCAGAGGGTTGA